One genomic region from Rhinoraja longicauda isolate Sanriku21f chromosome 8, sRhiLon1.1, whole genome shotgun sequence encodes:
- the ybey gene encoding endoribonuclease YbeY isoform X1, with product MALMIRNLQRAVPLRRARLRRDCQVLRQILGLGHFDLGLICVDNQRMRILNGRYREQEAATDVLSFPFHQDLRPGDIPKLLHQDEYNLGDIFLGVEYIHKQSQVYGQDFYNVLTVTTLHGICHLLGYKHNTETEWKQMFQRESNTLQMFNILTGASLKPLTQNIF from the exons ATGGCGCTGATGATCAGGAACCTGCAGCGTGCGGTGCCGCTTCGCAGGGCTCGGCTGCGACGGGACTGCCAGGTCCTGCGTCAGATCCTAGGCCTCGGCCATTTTGACTTGGGACTGATCTGTGTGGACAACCAGCGAATGCGAATCCTAAACGGACGCTACCGAGAGCAGGAGGCGGCCACCGACGTGCTGTCCTTCCCCTTCCATCAG GATCTCAGACCAGGAGATATTCCCAAACTCTTACATCAGGATGAATATAATCTCGGAGACATCTTCTTAGGCGTAGAATACATCCACAAACAAAGCCAAGTATATGGGCAAGATTTCTACAATGTACTAACA GTGACTACATTACATGGAATTTGCCACCTGCTAGGCTACAAGCACAACACAGAAACTGAGTGGAAGCAG ATGTTCCAGAGGGAATCCAACACCCTTCAAATGTTTAATATACTTACTGGGGCCAGTCTTAAGCCACTAACTCAGAATATCTTCTAA
- the ybey gene encoding endoribonuclease YbeY isoform X2, with translation MALMIRNLQRAVPLRRARLRRDCQVLRQILGLGHFDLGLICVDNQRMRILNGRYREQEAATDVLSFPFHQDLRPGDIPKLLHQDEYNLGDIFLGVEYIHKQSQVYGQDFYNVLTVTTLHGICHLLGYKHNTETEWKQN, from the exons ATGGCGCTGATGATCAGGAACCTGCAGCGTGCGGTGCCGCTTCGCAGGGCTCGGCTGCGACGGGACTGCCAGGTCCTGCGTCAGATCCTAGGCCTCGGCCATTTTGACTTGGGACTGATCTGTGTGGACAACCAGCGAATGCGAATCCTAAACGGACGCTACCGAGAGCAGGAGGCGGCCACCGACGTGCTGTCCTTCCCCTTCCATCAG GATCTCAGACCAGGAGATATTCCCAAACTCTTACATCAGGATGAATATAATCTCGGAGACATCTTCTTAGGCGTAGAATACATCCACAAACAAAGCCAAGTATATGGGCAAGATTTCTACAATGTACTAACA GTGACTACATTACATGGAATTTGCCACCTGCTAGGCTACAAGCACAACACAGAAACTGAGTGGAAGCAG AATTGA